A window of the Gordonia humi genome harbors these coding sequences:
- a CDS encoding superoxide dismutase family protein — protein MFARKHSGAATGISTTRVLAVLAAAGATGAVLAGCTPDQYPTNERGTTPPVITGDQAHPGDQVNADGPRAEATTEMTVTLRDKAGSSVGFATFTEADDAVTVSLRVSGMDAGSHGVHIHEVGKCEASTGFATAGGHLQVDGHTGKPESGDLTSVTVLENGTGQVTSRTDAFKLEQIRGRALIVHEVGDTDGTQRLACGVIAE, from the coding sequence ATGTTCGCCCGTAAGCACAGCGGTGCCGCCACCGGAATCTCGACCACCCGTGTCCTGGCGGTCCTCGCCGCGGCAGGCGCCACGGGCGCTGTCCTCGCGGGCTGCACGCCCGACCAGTACCCGACGAACGAGAGGGGCACCACGCCGCCGGTCATCACCGGTGATCAGGCCCATCCGGGCGATCAGGTGAACGCCGACGGCCCGCGCGCCGAGGCCACCACCGAGATGACGGTGACCCTGCGCGACAAGGCGGGCAGCAGCGTCGGCTTCGCCACCTTCACCGAAGCGGACGACGCCGTCACCGTCTCGCTGCGCGTGTCGGGCATGGACGCGGGCTCGCACGGTGTGCACATCCACGAGGTCGGCAAGTGTGAGGCGTCCACCGGCTTCGCGACCGCGGGCGGGCATCTGCAGGTCGACGGCCACACCGGCAAGCCCGAGAGCGGCGACCTGACCAGCGTCACCGTCTTGGAGAACGGCACCGGCCAGGTCACCAGCAGGACCGACGCGTTCAAGCTCGAGCAGATCCGCGGCAGGGCGCTCATCGTGCACGAGGTCGGCGACACCGACGGTACGCAGCGCCTGGCCTGCGGCGTCATCGCCGAGT
- a CDS encoding LytR C-terminal domain-containing protein, whose amino-acid sequence MKADRETNRLPLRAGAMLLLAVAVVFIGLGWHHAVTSGDDSKPRLSDSDASTVATAPAQPDASTGESSAPSSSRAVDAANVGSMCVLNAGTITGLAADVTKTLEAAGYEVASTSNLSTASISENTIFYTEGREAAAKKVAESVPGGASVDPRPSAFSTCPDEDLAVVVVSK is encoded by the coding sequence ATGAAAGCTGACCGAGAAACCAACCGACTGCCTCTGCGGGCAGGCGCCATGCTGCTGCTGGCTGTCGCCGTGGTCTTCATCGGCCTCGGCTGGCACCACGCAGTCACCAGTGGCGACGATTCGAAACCGCGACTGTCCGACAGCGACGCGAGTACGGTCGCGACGGCCCCGGCCCAGCCGGACGCGTCGACCGGAGAGTCGTCGGCGCCGTCGAGTTCCCGTGCCGTCGACGCCGCGAACGTCGGATCGATGTGCGTGCTGAACGCCGGAACGATCACCGGTCTGGCCGCCGACGTCACCAAGACCCTCGAGGCCGCGGGCTACGAGGTCGCGAGCACGTCGAACCTGTCGACGGCGAGCATCAGCGAGAACACCATCTTCTACACCGAGGGCAGGGAGGCGGCGGCCAAGAAGGTCGCCGAGTCGGTGCCCGGCGGCGCGTCGGTGGATCCGCGGCCCTCGGCCTTCTCCACCTGCCCGGACGAGGACCTCGCCGTCGTCGTCGTCAGCAAGTAA
- a CDS encoding DUF3263 domain-containing protein translates to MDGATARTPSNDDDPIVVEQSGQQVDPHEMGPDGLTRREREVLAFERQWWKYAGSKEEAIKELFDLSATRYYQILNALVDRPESLAADPMLVKRLRRLRASRQKARAARRLGFEI, encoded by the coding sequence ATGGACGGCGCAACCGCGCGTACACCCAGCAACGACGATGACCCGATCGTCGTCGAGCAGTCCGGCCAGCAGGTGGATCCGCACGAGATGGGCCCCGACGGGCTGACTCGACGTGAACGCGAGGTGTTGGCGTTCGAGCGCCAGTGGTGGAAGTACGCGGGGTCGAAGGAAGAGGCCATCAAAGAGCTCTTCGATCTCTCGGCGACCCGCTACTACCAGATTCTGAACGCCCTGGTCGACCGACCGGAGTCGCTCGCGGCCGACCCGATGCTCGTGAAGCGTCTGCGCCGCCTGCGGGCCTCGCGGCAGAAGGCGCGGGCCGCGCGCCGCCTCGGATTCGAGATCTGA
- a CDS encoding peptide deformylase translates to MAILPICIVGEPVLHEPTTPVDLDDSGRPSAEIVELLDDMYATMDAANGVGLAANQVGRGLRMFVYDCPDGPTRRRGEVINPVLQTSEIPETMPDPDDNDEGCLSVPGEGFPTGRADWAKVVGTDRNGDPVEIEGDDFFARMLQHETGHLDGFLYVDVLIGRNARAAKKAIKRNGWGVPGLTWLPGADRDPFGHDD, encoded by the coding sequence ATGGCAATACTTCCGATCTGCATCGTCGGCGAACCCGTCCTCCACGAGCCGACGACCCCGGTCGATCTCGACGACTCGGGACGTCCGTCGGCCGAGATCGTCGAACTGCTCGACGACATGTACGCGACGATGGACGCCGCGAACGGGGTCGGCCTGGCCGCCAATCAGGTGGGCCGCGGCCTGCGCATGTTCGTCTACGACTGCCCGGACGGCCCGACGCGCCGTCGCGGCGAGGTGATCAACCCGGTCCTGCAGACCTCGGAGATCCCCGAGACGATGCCCGACCCCGACGACAACGACGAGGGCTGTCTGTCGGTGCCCGGCGAGGGCTTCCCCACCGGGCGCGCCGACTGGGCCAAGGTCGTCGGCACCGACCGCAACGGGGACCCGGTCGAGATCGAGGGCGACGACTTCTTCGCCCGCATGCTCCAGCACGAGACCGGCCATCTGGACGGATTCCTGTATGTCGACGTCCTGATCGGGCGCAACGCACGGGCCGCGAAGAAGGCGATCAAGCGCAACGGTTGGGGCGTTCCGGGCCTCACGTGGCTGCCCGGCGCCGATCGCGACCCGTTCGGGCACGATGACTGA
- a CDS encoding GNAT family N-acetyltransferase, cg3035/Rv0428c family, which yields MIDPTVGDRIVVRYRLDHAAAPADWRAESNPALSGGPSQSDVTGVLKTSDEKSLLIDRDGVEVAIPRTAITSIRLLSREVVRNSEIRDVERALCDAADATEREEIDGWIVLSGGSTLRGRSAIPVEFNAPSAAVDEICAWYDDLDEVPMALLPDRLTRPGRVPITDVRDLEVLVADRPIDVAGLAPARVDDGLWAVDVDADDSALRAAARDAGYRLHHTAQVGEL from the coding sequence ATGATCGATCCAACCGTCGGCGACCGCATCGTCGTCCGCTATCGACTCGATCACGCCGCCGCACCCGCGGACTGGCGTGCCGAGTCGAATCCCGCACTGTCCGGCGGACCGTCGCAATCGGATGTGACGGGCGTGCTGAAGACCTCCGACGAGAAGTCTCTGCTGATCGACCGCGACGGCGTCGAGGTCGCGATACCGCGCACGGCGATCACCTCGATCCGCCTGCTGTCTCGGGAGGTGGTGCGCAACTCGGAGATCCGGGACGTTGAGCGCGCCCTGTGCGACGCCGCCGACGCCACCGAGCGGGAGGAGATCGACGGTTGGATCGTGCTGTCGGGCGGGTCCACCCTCCGCGGACGCTCGGCGATCCCGGTGGAGTTCAACGCGCCGTCGGCCGCCGTCGACGAGATCTGCGCCTGGTACGACGATCTCGACGAGGTCCCGATGGCACTGCTCCCCGACCGGCTGACCCGGCCCGGACGCGTGCCGATCACCGACGTCCGCGACCTGGAGGTCCTCGTCGCCGATCGGCCCATCGACGTGGCCGGCCTCGCTCCGGCGCGGGTCGACGACGGACTGTGGGCGGTCGACGTCGACGCCGACGACTCGGCGTTGCGCGCCGCCGCCCGCGACGCGGGCTACCGACTGCACCACACCGCGCAGGTCGGCGAGCTGTAG
- a CDS encoding ribonuclease domain-containing protein has product MSASNSDPDQSRRRLLASGLGVVVLLAVVALTWWVDGRSSLDSVESTSSGASIVAPSATGSEHSRTAGKPSDDVPARVQQTLDYIDAGDWPEAANAPGTHGGDLFRNAEGRLPRRTADGQKITYREWDVNAKQRGRGRDAERIVTGSNGSAYYTLDHYESFTAIRGPAA; this is encoded by the coding sequence ATGTCTGCTTCGAACTCCGACCCCGATCAGTCCCGCCGTCGCCTGCTCGCGTCCGGGCTCGGCGTGGTCGTCCTACTGGCCGTGGTCGCTCTGACCTGGTGGGTCGACGGTCGCAGTTCGCTCGACTCCGTGGAGTCGACGTCGTCCGGAGCGAGCATCGTCGCGCCGAGCGCCACGGGCTCCGAGCACTCCCGCACCGCCGGAAAGCCGTCCGACGACGTGCCTGCGCGGGTACAGCAGACGCTCGACTACATCGACGCGGGCGACTGGCCGGAGGCCGCGAACGCACCGGGCACCCACGGCGGCGACCTGTTCCGCAACGCCGAGGGACGGCTGCCCCGACGCACGGCCGACGGACAGAAGATCACCTATCGGGAGTGGGATGTGAACGCCAAGCAGCGGGGCCGCGGGCGCGACGCCGAGCGCATCGTGACCGGCAGCAACGGTTCGGCCTACTACACTCTCGACCACTACGAGAGCTTCACGGCGATCCGAGGGCCCGCCGCATGA